A stretch of the Dyella telluris genome encodes the following:
- the cobT gene encoding nicotinate-nucleotide--dimethylbenzimidazole phosphoribosyltransferase — MSQDWLTEPCFAIDEASRERALQHQSQLTKPPGSLGTLEAMAVRLAGMQHVVTPSVQSVWISVFAADHGVAAEGVSAFPQVVTGEMIRNFASGGAAISVLARSLGAMLEVVNLGTVNDPGELPHVRRAIIAPQTSNFCERPAMSAVQLELALRAGADSAQAAQDAGAKLFIGGEMGIANTTSAAALACGLLGDTPGALAGAGTGLDAKGIQHKAAVIERALALYPSDDDDALAWLARVGGFEIAALCGAYISAAQRGIPVLVDGFITTAAALAAVRINPSSRDWMFFAHRSRERGHARLLSVLEADPLLDLGLRLGEGSGAAMAVPMMRLACDLHSRMATFAQAGVSGA, encoded by the coding sequence ATGAGCCAAGACTGGCTGACCGAACCCTGCTTCGCCATCGATGAAGCAAGCCGCGAACGTGCGCTGCAGCACCAGTCGCAGCTGACCAAGCCGCCGGGTTCGCTGGGCACGCTGGAAGCCATGGCCGTGCGACTGGCCGGCATGCAGCATGTGGTCACCCCGTCGGTGCAGTCGGTGTGGATCAGCGTGTTCGCGGCTGATCATGGCGTGGCCGCCGAAGGCGTGTCTGCGTTTCCGCAGGTGGTCACCGGCGAGATGATCCGCAACTTCGCCAGCGGCGGCGCGGCCATCAGCGTGCTTGCGCGCAGCCTGGGCGCCATGCTCGAAGTGGTGAACCTGGGTACGGTGAATGATCCGGGTGAACTGCCGCATGTGCGTCGCGCCATCATCGCGCCGCAGACCAGCAATTTCTGCGAGCGTCCCGCCATGAGCGCGGTGCAGCTCGAACTGGCCCTGCGCGCCGGCGCCGACAGCGCGCAGGCTGCGCAGGATGCCGGCGCGAAACTGTTCATCGGTGGCGAAATGGGCATCGCCAACACCACCTCCGCTGCAGCGCTTGCCTGCGGCCTGCTGGGCGACACCCCGGGAGCGCTGGCTGGCGCAGGCACCGGCCTGGATGCCAAGGGCATCCAGCACAAGGCCGCGGTGATCGAGCGTGCGCTCGCGCTTTACCCGTCCGATGATGACGACGCACTGGCCTGGCTGGCGCGCGTGGGTGGTTTCGAAATTGCGGCGTTGTGTGGCGCGTACATCAGTGCAGCGCAGCGCGGCATTCCGGTGCTGGTGGATGGCTTCATCACCACGGCCGCGGCGTTGGCTGCCGTGCGCATCAATCCGTCGAGCCGCGACTGGATGTTCTTCGCGCATCGTTCGCGCGAACGCGGTCATGCGCGCCTGCTATCCGTGCTGGAAGCCGATCCGCTGCTTGATCTGGGCCTGCGTCTGGGCGAAGGCAGCGGCGCCGCGATGGCGGTGCCGATGATGCGCCTGGCTTGCGACCTGCACTCCCGCATGGCGACCTTCGCGCAGGCGGGGGTGAGCGGCGCATGA
- a CDS encoding histidine phosphatase family protein, with translation MIGKHIGIDLLRHGDTGQRSYRGQLDDSLSALGWSQLRAAIFGRSWDAIVSSPLRRCAEFAQDLSGARRVPLRIDARLAEYHFGDWQGVPIETLAEEQGEALKHFWMDPVAHPPPGGEPFAAFRERLCAALNDVAEEAQTQRVLVVTHGGAIRLLRCEAEGRDFGEMANLEVPHASLHSLHWNTPAVTQAGS, from the coding sequence ATGATCGGAAAACACATCGGCATCGATTTGTTGCGCCATGGCGACACCGGACAGCGCAGCTATCGCGGCCAGCTGGATGACAGCCTCAGCGCGCTCGGCTGGAGCCAGTTGCGCGCGGCAATCTTCGGGCGCAGCTGGGATGCCATCGTAAGCTCGCCACTGCGCCGTTGCGCGGAATTTGCACAGGATCTGTCCGGCGCAAGGCGGGTGCCGCTGCGCATCGATGCGCGCCTGGCCGAATACCATTTCGGCGACTGGCAGGGTGTGCCCATCGAGACGCTGGCAGAGGAACAGGGCGAGGCGTTGAAGCATTTCTGGATGGATCCGGTGGCGCACCCGCCGCCGGGTGGTGAGCCGTTTGCCGCGTTCCGCGAGCGTTTGTGCGCCGCGTTGAACGACGTGGCCGAGGAAGCGCAGACGCAGCGCGTGCTGGTGGTGACGCACGGCGGCGCGATCCGGCTGCTGCGCTGTGAGGCGGAAGGGCGCGACTTCGGCGAGATGGCGAACCTCGAGGTGCCGCATGCCTCACTGCATTCGTTGCACTGGAACACGCCGGCCGTGACCCAGGCTGGCAGCTGA
- a CDS encoding adenosylcobinamide-GDP ribazoletransferase — translation MMRGLFAAIGFLTRLPVPARVFDGARSPSAQLAWYPAVGLLIGGLLWCLGWLLSGAPPLLAAALLLAGWVVLTGALHLDGLADSADAWVGGMGDRERTLAIMKDPRSGPIGVTAVVLVLLLKFAALASLPHPSAVLVVAPLLGRAALTFAFMTTPYVRSAGIGSGLVGESPLACTAALLLAVVLSVLTGWHGVRALVAALLVFAWWRWACRRRLGGMTGDTCGALTELTEMAVLVAWAL, via the coding sequence CTGATGCGCGGACTGTTCGCCGCCATCGGGTTTCTCACGCGCTTGCCGGTGCCGGCACGCGTGTTCGATGGCGCACGCTCGCCCTCGGCGCAGCTGGCCTGGTACCCGGCGGTGGGGCTGTTGATCGGCGGCCTGCTCTGGTGCCTGGGATGGCTGTTGTCCGGTGCGCCGCCCTTGCTGGCGGCGGCGCTGTTGCTGGCCGGGTGGGTGGTGCTTACCGGCGCGCTGCATCTGGATGGCCTGGCCGACAGTGCGGATGCGTGGGTGGGCGGCATGGGTGATCGCGAGCGCACGCTGGCGATCATGAAGGATCCTCGCAGCGGCCCGATCGGGGTGACGGCGGTGGTGCTGGTGCTGCTGCTGAAGTTCGCGGCGCTGGCGAGCCTGCCGCACCCGTCTGCCGTACTCGTGGTGGCTCCGTTGCTGGGCCGTGCCGCCCTGACGTTCGCCTTCATGACCACGCCCTACGTGCGCAGCGCCGGGATAGGCAGCGGGCTGGTCGGGGAATCGCCGCTGGCCTGCACCGCGGCGTTGCTGTTGGCAGTTGTGCTCAGCGTGCTGACCGGCTGGCATGGCGTGCGTGCCCTGGTCGCGGCGCTGCTGGTCTTCGCCTGGTGGCGCTGGGCGTGCCGGCGTCGCCTGGGCGGCATGACCGGCGATACCTGCGGTGCGCTCACCGAGCTGACCGAGATGGCCGTGCTGGTCGCCTGGGCCCTCTGA
- a CDS encoding FmdB family zinc ribbon protein has translation MPIYEFECSSCGHRFDRLQKMSDPDPSVCPACDVAEVKRRVSAPGFRLAGSGWYETDFKKDGDKKRNLAGDGGASSSGSSSSSGSSGSSGDS, from the coding sequence ATGCCTATCTACGAATTCGAATGCAGCAGCTGCGGTCATCGTTTTGACCGCCTGCAGAAGATGTCCGATCCCGATCCGTCGGTCTGTCCCGCCTGTGACGTGGCCGAAGTGAAGCGCCGCGTGAGCGCGCCGGGCTTCCGCCTGGCCGGCAGCGGCTGGTACGAGACCGACTTCAAGAAGGACGGCGACAAGAAGCGCAACCTGGCCGGCGACGGCGGTGCTTCGTCGTCGGGTTCGTCCAGTTCGTCGGGCTCATCCGGATCGTCCGGCGACAGCTGA
- a CDS encoding DUF3011 domain-containing protein, translating to MGVAAGLLAGLMWVSAPVAHAQGRDSVRCGSDDGRFQRCQVPWRDAEMIRQESNSPCVRGDTWGVDRGGLWVDRGCRGQFVEMGRGGYRPPNNGYYPPPGYRPPDNGWRPGPDWDREIRFQCESNDHQYHFCQVDVGGRGDVSLVRQLSGTGCQEGYNWGWNRAGVWVSKGCRGLFSVNRRW from the coding sequence ATGGGCGTGGCCGCGGGCCTGTTGGCGGGCCTGATGTGGGTTTCGGCCCCGGTCGCCCATGCTCAGGGGCGGGATTCGGTGCGTTGCGGCAGCGACGATGGCCGCTTCCAGCGTTGCCAGGTGCCCTGGCGCGACGCGGAGATGATCCGTCAGGAATCGAACAGCCCGTGCGTGCGCGGCGACACCTGGGGCGTCGATCGCGGCGGCCTGTGGGTGGATCGTGGATGCCGTGGCCAGTTCGTGGAGATGGGCCGTGGCGGCTACCGTCCGCCGAACAACGGCTATTACCCGCCGCCGGGCTATCGCCCGCCGGACAATGGATGGCGCCCGGGCCCCGACTGGGACCGCGAGATCCGTTTCCAGTGCGAAAGCAACGATCACCAGTACCACTTCTGCCAGGTGGACGTGGGTGGTCGCGGCGACGTGAGCCTGGTGCGCCAGCTGTCCGGCACCGGTTGCCAGGAGGGCTACAACTGGGGCTGGAACCGCGCCGGCGTATGGGTTTCCAAGGGTTGCCGCGGCCTGTTCTCGGTCAATCGCCGCTGGTAA